From Bacteroidota bacterium, the proteins below share one genomic window:
- the folB gene encoding dihydroneopterin aldolase gives MPIFLKNIRSYAYHGCLPEEARIGGNYRVDVRLDFDSGKSERTDDLKDTVDYCQVYDIVQREMAIRSKLIEHVGARIADALLNEIALLDATTVRVTKIAPPMNGDVQEVQFIVRRSRSGK, from the coding sequence ATGCCAATCTTCCTCAAGAACATCCGCTCCTACGCTTACCACGGCTGCCTGCCTGAGGAGGCACGCATTGGCGGGAATTACCGGGTGGATGTTCGTTTGGATTTTGATTCGGGGAAGTCGGAGCGGACGGATGATCTGAAGGATACTGTCGATTATTGTCAGGTCTATGACATCGTGCAGCGCGAGATGGCCATTCGTTCAAAGCTGATCGAACACGTGGGGGCAAGGATCGCGGATGCTTTGCTTAATGAGATTGCCCTGCTTGATGCGACTACGGTACGCGTCACCAAGATCGCTCCGCCCATGAACGGCGATGTGCAGGAAGTGCAGTTTATCGTGCGACGTTCCCGTTCGGGAAAATGA
- a CDS encoding T9SS type A sorting domain-containing protein → MRSVKKSPSRIRFAPRTRQRFRQRLVVASLLLFFLISGVVFVYMNLGDSREAYAVANISWNGNISTDWNTAGNWSPANVPGASDNVTIPNRTNQPVLSANVSVQNLTLNNGSNLKLNGKTLNVTGTFNQQSGGALDLEGGILNASGNAYFSPGTIADAAGTGSVSLTGPTVSIGASGGTLTFAPTLSISSNSISLRSTIFQKAVDIRKTGGGNDASAGGNTFQAALTCTLQAGGYFVMSNSNGDVYNADVTITNNSSGTFYLSHGGTSTFNGNVTLNNSGTGGFQIGASGGTSNFAADKTFLTSGFSGGPLTMNRVNQSGSSTSTFTASLTNFNSTNAVCIAPMSLVCSGTANITNGTFYNDFSLEANDINLGQSNRLATVSGNVSIKKKGGSSNTWTGGNQFGNAGGTVSIIHQGGGNLALGGTNGDTINAPMTLTNATTSGIFYFAHNGSSYATEDIALSCGSSGGIYIGQSNGRLAFAPDKALYTESHTRGPLLIRNLTESGTTARTIDATTGACTFNNCYLTTAVRIVATGQINLQNSDLVNNVSFSAPDYSFSGGNRLATQSGDAEITFTGVSGDYWNGGNTFGNSSGVIRITNNGSGQVVVGNGSGDTYNTDVILSNNTPSSIFYFAHAGTNTFAGNVQVNNISTGGLQWGASNGTSTFAAGKVIYTGDYRNGPLQLSRITQSGTTDKTIQAMPTIFQVNNSTLITAVNVQCTGASALTSANLLSNVRLRATDITLSGANQLGTQGDSLVLEKTGNNGNNWSGGNTFGRTGGYMELRVSGNGQLVLANSTRDLFLSDVLLRNQGSGILYVAHNDNTGTVFGGDLELSNTGTGSIRFGQSGGTAVLASGKRLIVRDSLFTSGDLYLRRFTQLGSTAIDINVRSGTGSIYFQTSSVFNGTLSVAFPQVYLNGATFNGSTRVEKTGATDNNSSGDNIFNGPVLLANSGTGAFNLAVSNPDDFNAAATFQQHGSGAMNPAYNNSNTFAGDLSTLGTTTAITFGAGSGTVRINGTSAQVFSNEAAKPATVRRLTMVNTGPGLTLNGPLTVSLSLTLTSGLITTTDNNLLTFANGFSSVSNTSNTSYVNGPVRKTGNQSFTFPVGKNGYYRPISISAPSTATDQFIAEYFQSDPAGFSDVTRLEAALNRVSRCEYWNLRRNAGSSNVNVTLSWNTTSCGVSVPSQLRVARWDSSGTMWRNQGNGGTSGNPASGTLVSTPAVTQFGQFTLGSSTANNALPIELSAFSAEKTGAHVLVRWETMSEINNDYFNVERSGDGEHFEVLKTLPGAGNTTERKQYQWLDEQPLDGISFYRLRQTDYDGKFEVFDPVSVKRGEATEEFRLMSAAPNPFTDQMKAVIYLPAAGDVLFDLSDLNGSSVFSNRLPATGGVSVLQAAELGRLQAGFYLLRIFVNDELKQSVKLLKQ, encoded by the coding sequence ATGCGCAGTGTCAAGAAATCACCCTCCCGGATCCGGTTCGCGCCACGAACCCGTCAGCGATTCCGCCAGCGGCTGGTCGTCGCCAGTTTGTTGCTGTTCTTCCTGATTTCCGGCGTCGTTTTCGTTTACATGAATCTGGGCGATAGTCGCGAAGCCTACGCGGTCGCGAATATTTCCTGGAACGGCAACATCAGTACCGACTGGAATACGGCCGGCAACTGGTCGCCAGCCAACGTACCGGGCGCATCCGATAACGTGACCATTCCCAACCGTACCAACCAACCGGTATTGTCGGCGAATGTGAGCGTTCAGAACCTTACCCTGAACAACGGGTCCAACCTGAAGCTGAACGGCAAGACGCTGAACGTCACCGGAACCTTCAACCAGCAGTCGGGTGGCGCACTCGACCTGGAAGGCGGCATCCTGAATGCTTCGGGCAACGCTTACTTCTCACCGGGAACCATTGCCGATGCCGCTGGCACAGGCAGCGTGAGTCTGACAGGCCCCACGGTTTCCATCGGTGCGAGTGGCGGTACGCTGACCTTCGCGCCGACCCTTTCGATCAGCAGCAACAGTATTTCACTTCGCAGTACCATTTTCCAGAAGGCCGTCGATATTCGTAAGACCGGCGGCGGTAACGATGCCAGCGCGGGTGGAAACACCTTCCAGGCCGCGCTGACGTGTACGCTGCAGGCCGGCGGATATTTCGTGATGTCCAATTCGAACGGTGACGTGTACAATGCCGATGTCACGATCACGAACAACTCCTCCGGTACCTTTTACCTCTCGCATGGCGGTACATCGACCTTTAACGGGAATGTCACACTCAACAACAGCGGAACCGGTGGTTTCCAGATCGGCGCAAGCGGTGGTACTTCCAACTTCGCGGCCGACAAGACCTTCCTGACGAGCGGTTTCAGCGGCGGTCCGCTGACGATGAATCGCGTGAACCAAAGTGGTAGCAGCACTTCGACTTTTACAGCCTCCCTCACGAACTTCAACTCGACCAACGCGGTCTGCATCGCGCCGATGAGCCTCGTGTGCAGTGGAACGGCGAACATCACCAACGGCACTTTCTACAACGACTTTTCCCTGGAAGCCAATGATATCAACCTGGGGCAGTCGAACCGGCTCGCAACGGTATCAGGCAATGTATCTATCAAGAAGAAAGGCGGTAGCAGCAACACCTGGACCGGCGGCAACCAGTTTGGTAACGCGGGCGGTACGGTGAGCATCATCCATCAGGGTGGTGGAAACCTGGCGCTGGGCGGGACGAACGGCGATACGATCAACGCGCCGATGACGTTGACGAATGCCACGACCTCCGGTATCTTCTATTTCGCGCACAACGGCTCCTCCTATGCAACCGAAGACATCGCACTAAGTTGCGGTTCGAGCGGAGGTATCTACATCGGCCAATCCAACGGCCGATTGGCCTTTGCGCCGGACAAGGCATTATACACCGAGAGCCATACGCGCGGTCCTTTGTTGATCCGTAACCTTACGGAGAGCGGGACCACGGCACGGACCATCGACGCCACCACCGGCGCCTGTACCTTCAACAATTGTTATCTGACCACCGCTGTCCGCATCGTGGCAACGGGTCAGATCAACCTCCAGAATTCCGACCTCGTGAACAACGTGAGCTTTTCCGCCCCGGACTATTCTTTCAGCGGCGGCAATCGGTTGGCGACACAGTCGGGTGATGCGGAGATCACCTTCACCGGTGTGAGCGGCGACTATTGGAACGGGGGAAACACCTTTGGAAACAGCAGCGGCGTGATCCGGATCACCAACAACGGTTCGGGACAGGTCGTTGTCGGAAATGGATCTGGTGACACGTACAATACCGACGTGATCCTGTCGAATAATACACCTTCGTCCATCTTTTATTTCGCCCATGCCGGTACCAATACCTTCGCCGGCAATGTGCAGGTGAACAATATTTCTACCGGCGGTCTGCAGTGGGGCGCTTCCAACGGGACCTCGACCTTCGCGGCCGGCAAGGTGATCTACACCGGCGATTACCGCAACGGTCCCCTGCAGCTTTCGCGCATCACCCAGAGCGGCACCACCGACAAGACGATCCAGGCCATGCCGACGATCTTCCAGGTCAACAACTCCACCCTCATCACCGCAGTCAACGTGCAGTGCACCGGCGCTTCGGCCCTGACGAGCGCCAACCTGCTCTCCAATGTGCGCCTGCGCGCGACGGATATTACGCTATCCGGCGCCAACCAACTGGGGACCCAGGGTGATTCGCTTGTGCTCGAGAAGACAGGCAACAACGGCAACAACTGGTCCGGGGGCAACACGTTCGGAAGAACCGGCGGCTACATGGAGCTGCGTGTGAGCGGCAACGGCCAGCTCGTACTGGCCAACAGCACCCGCGACCTGTTCCTGAGCGATGTTCTTCTCCGCAATCAGGGTTCCGGCATCCTGTACGTGGCCCACAACGACAACACCGGCACGGTGTTCGGCGGCGACCTCGAACTCAGCAATACCGGTACGGGCTCGATCAGATTCGGTCAGTCGGGCGGTACGGCCGTGCTGGCATCGGGCAAGCGCCTGATCGTACGCGATTCGCTCTTTACGTCCGGCGACCTGTACCTGCGGCGCTTCACCCAACTGGGCAGCACGGCGATCGATATCAACGTCCGAAGCGGGACCGGTTCGATCTACTTCCAGACGAGTTCGGTCTTCAACGGCACGCTCTCCGTCGCCTTTCCGCAGGTGTACCTGAACGGAGCGACCTTCAACGGCAGCACACGGGTCGAGAAGACCGGTGCGACGGATAACAACAGCAGCGGGGACAACATCTTCAACGGGCCCGTACTGCTGGCCAACAGCGGTACCGGCGCATTCAACCTAGCCGTATCGAATCCGGACGACTTCAACGCAGCGGCCACGTTCCAGCAGCACGGCAGCGGAGCGATGAACCCGGCCTATAACAACAGCAACACCTTCGCCGGAGACCTTTCCACGCTGGGCACAACGACGGCCATCACCTTCGGGGCCGGCAGCGGTACCGTGCGGATCAACGGCACCTCGGCCCAGGTCTTCAGCAACGAAGCAGCGAAACCGGCAACGGTGCGCCGACTGACCATGGTGAATACCGGTCCGGGCCTTACCCTCAACGGTCCACTGACCGTCTCGTTGTCGCTCACCCTGACCAGCGGCCTGATCACCACGACGGACAACAACCTGCTGACCTTCGCCAACGGTTTCAGCAGTGTCAGCAATACCTCCAACACCAGTTACGTGAACGGCCCCGTGCGCAAGACCGGGAACCAGTCGTTCACCTTCCCGGTCGGGAAGAACGGCTATTACCGGCCGATCTCCATCTCCGCACCTTCGACCGCAACGGACCAGTTCATTGCCGAGTATTTCCAGTCCGATCCGGCCGGCTTCAGCGATGTGACACGACTGGAAGCAGCCCTGAACCGGGTCAGCCGTTGTGAATACTGGAACCTGCGCCGCAATGCCGGCAGTTCGAACGTGAACGTCACGCTGAGCTGGAACACGACCAGTTGCGGCGTATCGGTACCCTCGCAATTGCGTGTGGCGCGTTGGGACAGCAGCGGTACGATGTGGCGCAACCAGGGGAATGGCGGCACTTCGGGCAACCCGGCTTCGGGAACGCTGGTGTCGACGCCAGCGGTGACCCAGTTCGGGCAATTCACGCTCGGATCCTCGACGGCTAACAATGCCCTGCCGATCGAACTGTCGGCCTTCTCCGCGGAGAAGACCGGGGCGCACGTCCTCGTGCGCTGGGAAACGATGAGCGAGATCAACAACGACTATTTCAACGTGGAGCGCAGCGGAGACGGGGAGCACTTCGAGGTGCTGAAAACCTTGCCCGGAGCGGGTAACACGACGGAGCGGAAGCAGTATCAATGGCTCGACGAGCAGCCGCTCGACGGCATCAGCTTTTACCGCTTGCGCCAGACCGACTACGATGGAAAGTTCGAAGTGTTCGATCCGGTTTCGGTGAAGCGCGGTGAAGCGACGGAAGAGTTCCGGCTCATGAGCGCGGCGCCGAATCCGTTCACCGACCAGATGAAAGCGGTCATTTACCTGCCTGCAGCCGGCGACGTGCTCTTCGACCTGAGCGACCTGAACGGCAGCAGCGTCTTCAGTAACCGCCTGCCGGCCACCGGCGGGGTGAGTGTCCTGCAGGCGGCCGAACTGGGTCGCCTGCAGGCCGGGTTCTACCTGCTGCGGATCTTCGTGAACGATGAGCTGAAACAGAGTGTGAAGCTGCTGAAGCAGTGA
- a CDS encoding nucleotidyl transferase AbiEii/AbiGii toxin family protein, with translation MKVLQGIVALKHFYLAGETALALHYGHRISADLDCFTPRVFESSEILDELNQYHAIGVWALSRNSLTLSLDVVKVDFIRHDYPLIKPAAVVDVVRIASPEDIGAMKLNSIANRGAKKDFFDLHELLRYFSLSALLGFYKEKYSQSEWAIALKSLTYFDDADLEPDPVSIRKISWKQVKEDVSNCVRSFGL, from the coding sequence TTGAAGGTACTGCAGGGAATAGTCGCCCTGAAACACTTCTATCTTGCAGGTGAAACGGCTCTCGCTTTGCATTACGGACACCGGATTTCCGCCGATCTCGATTGCTTTACTCCGAGAGTCTTTGAAAGTTCCGAAATACTCGATGAGCTCAATCAGTACCATGCAATAGGTGTTTGGGCTCTGTCCAGGAATTCGCTAACCCTTTCGCTGGATGTTGTCAAGGTTGATTTCATTCGTCATGATTACCCATTGATCAAGCCTGCCGCTGTTGTCGACGTTGTTCGAATAGCTTCTCCCGAAGACATAGGAGCCATGAAGTTGAACAGTATCGCCAACCGGGGAGCCAAGAAGGACTTTTTCGATCTTCATGAGTTGCTTCGGTATTTTTCTTTGTCTGCCTTATTAGGATTTTATAAAGAGAAGTATTCCCAATCGGAATGGGCCATCGCGTTGAAGAGTCTGACCTATTTCGATGATGCAGATCTGGAGCCGGACCCTGTTTCCATCCGTAAGATTTCTTGGAAACAAGTCAAGGAGGATGTGTCCAACTGCGTGAGGTCGTTTGGTCTTTAG
- a CDS encoding OsmC family protein gives MSDQIHHYRLTTTWKGNRGTGTSDVGAYDRLHTIEVPGKPVLTLTTDNALYGDRSVLNPEDLLVSALSSCHMMSYLYLCAKARVVVTAYTDHAEGRMIEWGKGGGRFEELVLKPEVTVQDASMLERAKQLHGMAHKICYIANSVNFPVRCEPVIRIA, from the coding sequence ATGTCTGACCAAATACATCACTACCGCCTCACCACCACCTGGAAAGGCAACCGCGGCACCGGCACGTCGGATGTCGGGGCGTATGACCGCCTGCACACGATCGAGGTTCCCGGAAAACCGGTCCTTACGCTGACGACGGACAATGCCCTGTATGGCGATCGCAGTGTGTTGAATCCGGAGGACCTGCTGGTATCGGCGCTTTCTTCCTGTCACATGATGTCGTACCTCTATCTGTGTGCGAAAGCGCGGGTCGTGGTCACCGCGTACACGGATCACGCGGAGGGCAGGATGATCGAATGGGGAAAGGGCGGAGGCCGGTTCGAAGAATTGGTGCTCAAGCCGGAAGTTACCGTACAGGATGCTTCCATGCTCGAACGCGCAAAGCAACTGCATGGGATGGCGCACAAGATCTGTTACATCGCCAACTCGGTCAATTTTCCAGTACGTTGTGAGCCAGTCATACGGATCGCCTAA
- a CDS encoding DUF2807 domain-containing protein, which translates to MRLLLPGILCLSLFSSCSLTCTQGEGPVVDDHRKLDRFDRIQLNFDARISIHKGDVPGLVIHAQENLLNEIVAKESGGKLELNSESCMEVDEPVRIEITVPDLRELEVTGSGDIVLLDTFMVETIELSVTGSGSIHGRLVAARIESEVTGSGDIVLEGSANEQVIDITGSGDVKAMALPCNTADVDVTGSGDAYLYVIKQLDAEVSGSGTVHYKGKPEMKSEVNGSGKVVDDN; encoded by the coding sequence ATGCGACTGCTTCTTCCTGGCATTCTTTGCCTATCCCTTTTCAGTTCCTGTAGTCTGACCTGTACCCAGGGCGAAGGCCCCGTGGTCGACGATCATCGAAAACTCGATCGCTTTGATCGGATCCAGTTGAATTTCGATGCACGGATTTCGATCCATAAAGGTGATGTCCCCGGTCTTGTCATCCACGCGCAGGAGAATCTGCTGAATGAAATCGTGGCCAAGGAGAGCGGCGGAAAACTCGAATTGAATTCGGAATCCTGCATGGAGGTGGACGAGCCGGTTCGGATCGAAATCACCGTACCGGACCTGCGCGAACTGGAAGTGACCGGCAGCGGTGATATCGTGTTGCTGGACACGTTTATGGTTGAAACCATTGAGCTATCGGTGACCGGCTCCGGCAGCATTCACGGACGCCTTGTCGCCGCCCGAATAGAAAGCGAAGTAACCGGCTCCGGCGATATCGTGCTGGAAGGTTCCGCGAACGAACAAGTGATCGACATCACCGGTTCCGGCGACGTGAAAGCGATGGCCTTGCCCTGCAATACCGCGGATGTGGACGTGACCGGCTCCGGGGATGCTTACTTGTATGTCATCAAGCAACTCGACGCTGAAGTCAGCGGTAGCGGTACCGTTCACTACAAAGGCAAACCCGAAATGAAGTCGGAAGTCAACGGCAGCGGTAAAGTGGTGGATGACAATTAA
- a CDS encoding energy transducer TonB, translated as MHTFRTFLLFILAFTLNTTAQTGTPLDPTLDQSVKEGLLQNPNDKGLQLIQSQQYSTAETFLNNSLKENDLDPKAYFQRGVVNWQQSDTLAACRDWSSVLALGDTATYILLTKNCGGNVHFGDEVMPVKTFRRALVTKPEPVMSAAEADKQTERYVDQLPEFPGGTEGLFGYLKKNLNTAAVKDGSAGTLAFVEFIIDRKGKVLYPHVVRGANKDLNTEAVRVIRNMPAWKPATKKGQPVLVRYTLPVRVHLN; from the coding sequence ATGCATACGTTTCGGACTTTTCTACTTTTCATATTAGCATTTACGCTGAATACAACAGCACAAACGGGCACCCCGCTGGATCCTACACTCGATCAATCGGTCAAGGAAGGCCTCTTGCAAAATCCGAATGACAAAGGCCTGCAATTGATCCAGTCACAGCAGTACTCGACCGCCGAAACGTTCTTGAACAACAGCCTGAAGGAAAACGACCTCGACCCGAAAGCCTACTTTCAACGGGGCGTCGTAAACTGGCAGCAGAGCGATACGCTGGCAGCCTGCCGCGACTGGAGTTCGGTGCTTGCGCTGGGTGACACGGCTACGTACATCCTGCTGACGAAAAACTGCGGCGGCAATGTGCACTTCGGCGACGAGGTGATGCCGGTGAAGACCTTCCGCCGGGCCCTGGTTACCAAACCCGAGCCGGTGATGAGCGCCGCGGAAGCCGATAAACAAACCGAACGTTATGTTGATCAGTTACCGGAATTCCCGGGTGGCACGGAAGGATTGTTCGGTTACCTGAAGAAAAACCTGAACACCGCCGCGGTAAAAGACGGCTCGGCCGGAACGCTGGCATTCGTGGAATTCATCATCGACCGCAAAGGCAAAGTACTGTATCCGCACGTCGTACGCGGCGCGAACAAGGACTTGAATACGGAAGCGGTCCGGGTGATACGGAACATGCCGGCATGGAAACCCGCGACGAAAAAAGGACAACCGGTCCTGGTACGTTATACGTTACCGGTGCGGGTGCACCTGAACTGA